The Indicator indicator isolate 239-I01 chromosome 41, UM_Iind_1.1, whole genome shotgun sequence genomic sequence GGTCACTGAAGGGTCTTGGGGATCACTGAAGGGTCTTTGGGGTCACTGAAGGGTCTTGAGGGTCGCTGAAGGGTTTTGGGGATCACTGAAGGGTCTCTGGGGTCCCTGAGGGGTCCTTGAGGGCCTCATCACCCccagcaggctgtgcccatcATGAGTTGGGCATCAGCCACCTCacactgggctgcagcaccacacCAGACCCTGCCCCAGATGGGGGTCAGCAGGGCTTAACTTAGAGCCCCCCCATGGCAGCCCTTAGCAGTGGGTGCCAAGAAAAATGAGAATCCTTTTGCAGGCTGAGGAACTGAGGGGGGTCTGTCACCCCCTGTGCCAgggccagcacagggcaggggttAATGAGTTGGTGCCCAAGGAACACCAGAAACCCTGATCCTGCTTGTGGGACAGTTGGGactccccagggctgggcagagctccCATGGAAGTGTCCCTGAAGTCCACAGCTCAGGAATGTCCTCCAGAGCTTCCAGCTCgtgggctgcaggaagggttGGGATGTAGCTGAGCTTTCTCCCTGCATTTCCCTGATCCCAACAcgacctggagcactgcaaacAGGATTCTcccaccctcagcagctttgctggtgGTTGGAAGGGTGCTGAGGTGGTGGAtggatggtgctgagggcacagagcaggaaaacctccctgccctggcatcCTGGCTCCGTATTTTCCTCCCTGCAGGGCAGGATTCCTCCACATCCGAAGGGATTATGGAGCTCGTCGTGCTTTGGGAGAGGGCTGGGAGAAAGCCTGGCAGGCTGGAGGCCCCAGGGCTCCTCGGAGGTGCAGCCCAGtgtccccagggcaggcaggacagGGCTGAGCTCTTCTCGGGGTGGGTAGGGGGCGGCTCCGGTGGCTTCGACCCCTGGGTCAGCCAAGCAGGTTCAGGagggtggctgctgcagcacgGGAGGATAAGTCAGCTCCTGAAGCCCCTGGTTCCAAACCTTTTCACCAGCCTGCCCCAGACCAGACCCCCTCGAAAGGAGATCAATCTACTCGAAGGCTCTGCCGCTCGGCCCCCCTGCCTCGTCCCACCGACCCCCGGCGAGGTCGGGAACCGCCAACCTCCGGCGCCCGCCGGCGTCGGCAGCGTCTGGGCTTGGTTAAAGCCAAATCGTTTGCACGtggagggtgaggagggggccGAGCTGCGGAGCCTTCCTCCCCGCCGCGGAGGTGGAAGCCAGGGAGGGGTAGCGAGCGAGGGAGGGAACGCAGCAGCCGGGGAGGGTTCGGTACATACCCCCCGGGGGGCTCAGTGGGATGCGGACATGGACCAAGCCCCTTCCATCCTCCAGACGGAGAAGGCGTAGCTGAGCCTCTCGTGGGCCAGGTAGTTGCAGCTGGTGGCCACCTTCTGGTCCAGCTCCTCGctctgcagcacctggcacaagAAGTCGATGTAGCGAGCGGCCAGCTTCAGGGTCTGGATCTTGCTGAGCTTGTCGGAGGGCAGCGTGGGGATGATTTTGCGCAGCTCGGCGAAGGCGTCGTTGAGGGACTGCGTTCGCTGCCGCTCCCGCACGTTGGCGATGACTCGCTGCGAGTGCAGCTCCTCGAAGGGCGCCGCCGGTGCCGGTGCCGGCGCAGGGCTCCGCCGGCTGCGTTTGCCCTGCGGGGAAGGGACCCTGCGGTcctcgccgccgccgccgcctttGCCCACCTGGCCACGTTTGCGGAGGCATTTCTTAGGCGGCCGCCGCTCgtcgtcctcctcctcctcgctgCTGCTGGCCGGGCTGCCCTCGGGGGACTCCGGCCGCAGGTTCTCCTCTTTCATCTTCTCGGCGCTTCGAGGGCTGGGAGGCTCTCAGGAGGTGTGGTGGCTGCGGTGCATGGGAGAggggagctggagagcagccgaGGCCAGCTCAAGAAGGGGCAAAGCTTGGAGCATCCAGcgcccagcctgcagcctccccaACCTTCCGGAGCCCTCCAAGGAGCTTGGGGTGGTTTTCCCTTTGGGTTACGGAGAGGAGGGCGTCGGAGGGACTTTGGGAAGGGCTCTTGCTGATAGGGCGAGGGGGCCCGTGGGCGGACCAGGCACAGACCAATGCAGCCCTGCAAGGTAATGCAAACAGCAGTGGAGCTTATGGGTTCCAgatttcctcccttcctcctccagcgacacccccaagccctccagcagaggctcctgcctgccccccGGGTGTCAGGGGACATCTCCTGTGCTAATGTGAGCAGCAGCCACGGAGCCCAGGCCAGGCTTGGGTTGACTCTTAGCCTTTCCTTAAGCACAGCTGACCCTGCAGAAGCCAACCAGAGACATTCATTTGTTGGGTTTGGAACAGGAGACTTTTATCTGGGAGGGGTTGGAGTGGTTGTGTGGAGCACTGCATGCTCCAGGGAGCACCAGAGGTGTCCTCT encodes the following:
- the LOC128979046 gene encoding twist-related protein 2-like; amino-acid sequence: MKEENLRPESPEGSPASSSEEEEDDERRPPKKCLRKRGQVGKGGGGGEDRRVPSPQGKRSRRSPAPAPAPAAPFEELHSQRVIANVRERQRTQSLNDAFAELRKIIPTLPSDKLSKIQTLKLAARYIDFLCQVLQSEELDQKVATSCNYLAHERLSYAFSVWRMEGAWSMSASH